In Canis lupus dingo isolate Sandy chromosome 1, ASM325472v2, whole genome shotgun sequence, a single genomic region encodes these proteins:
- the LOC112644960 gene encoding ATP synthase subunit f, mitochondrial-like codes for MASPVPVKEKKLMEVKLGDLPGCILMRDFTPKGIAGAFQRGYYWYCNMYINVNKGGVAGISMVLAAYVLFNYCRSYKELKHERLRKYH; via the coding sequence ATGGCGTCGCCCGTACcagtgaaggaaaagaagctCATGGAGGTGAAACTAGGAGACCTGCCAGGCTGTATACTGATGCGGGATTTCACCCCTAAGGGCATTGCTGGAGCATTTCAAAGAGGTTACTACTGGTATTGCAACATGTATATCAATGTGAATAAAGGGGGCGTTGCTGGGATTTCTATGGTGCTGGCTGCTTATGTGCTTTTCAACTACTGTCGTTCTTACAAGGAGCTCAAACATGAACGGCTACGCAAGTACCACTGA